CAATAAGAAAAAGGAGATCGCTGTGAGGAGTGGAGTTCAGCATTTTTTACTTGTCATGGTAGCGGTCCTATTGGTCCATGCAACGGCGGCAATTTCTGGGCCGACGCTTGGCGGTCCCGCCCCGAACCTCAAAGAGGCGGTTTGGATAAAGGGGGGACCCTTGCCCGAATTTGAACCGGGTCGAATTTATGTCGTGGATTTATGGTCGACTTGGTGCAAGCCCTGCTTAAAGTCCATGCCGGCTCTCCACAAATTGGAAAGTCAATACAAAGATAAGGTTACATTTATCGCTTTGAGCATCTGGGATCCTGAAAAGCCGCAAGTTGTCGAATTCGTTGAAAAACATGGCGAAACAATGCCAGGTCTCATTGCGACGGACTTGGTCCCTCCGGGGAAAGAATTCAATGAAGGCATCTTGGCAGCCAGGTATTTGGGGACCACTGAAAGGGTGTCTGTACCAAGAACATTCATTGTTGACCGAACTGGAAATCTGGTTTGGATCGGTCTACCCTGGGATCTTGAAGTGCCGCTTGAGCAAGTGGTTAATGGAACATGGGACTGGTCGGAATTTGCAGCGTCGTGGGAAAACGACCTGGCCCCCAAGGCCAGCGAAAATTCGGACGCTAATTAGTTGGTGTGATCGTCGATCTATTGATTCGGCTTATAACCCTTATGAGGACTCCCCGTGCCAACCGGGGGCCAGCTGCTATTGGGGAAGTCATAATGTCTAGGTAACTGATAGGAGGGACAATGTATAATCATGTAAAGACATTCGTGGTAATCGTTCCGGTTCTGTTCTGTGCTGTTGGTGCAGCCGCACAATTGGAAAATCAACTATTCCTGGCTGTAGATCAACAAAACTACTTCGAGCAATGTCCCTACGTTCAAGTAGGGCAGGTTTTTTCCGCCTCCTTGGTTTTAGTTAATCCTATTAATCCGAGCTTTTGTCAGGAGGGTTCCCGACCGGTTGATTTTGTTGGAGGGTTTGAGTGTCGGCTATATTCAACGAGTAACGTCGAAGTACTTGGATTTACATTCCCGG
This genomic window from Candidatus Latescibacterota bacterium contains:
- a CDS encoding TlpA family protein disulfide reductase codes for the protein NKKKEIAVRSGVQHFLLVMVAVLLVHATAAISGPTLGGPAPNLKEAVWIKGGPLPEFEPGRIYVVDLWSTWCKPCLKSMPALHKLESQYKDKVTFIALSIWDPEKPQVVEFVEKHGETMPGLIATDLVPPGKEFNEGILAARYLGTTERVSVPRTFIVDRTGNLVWIGLPWDLEVPLEQVVNGTWDWSEFAASWENDLAPKASENSDAN